The DNA segment GTTCTCAGGATAAAATCTGTTCAAAGCTTCAACCTCTATGCTGCATCAGACACTTTCTTTCTATTTCCGATTGGCTCTATTGTAAATACTTCCTATTCATATTATAACAGCACTTATAAATTTCCTTTGCTGACCACCATTCAGACCGTAGTCAATGTTCCGTTAGCCGGAATCAACAACCAGACCACCAATTCGGCACAGGCCCTGAATACCGCAAACCTGGCCACAAAGGATCTGTATGTTCAGAAAGACAGGCTGAAAGTATATCCCAACCCTGCTCAGGAATTTATTGAATTGAAAGGAACAGCAGAAAGCTATACAACGGCAAACATCTATACCCTGGACGGTAAGCTTGTAAAAACTTCCGGTATTACCTCCGGAAAAATACAGGTCTCAGACCTGCCTTCTGCTTCTTATTTTATTGAAGTTTCAACAAAAGACAAGAAAACGGAAACCTCAAAATTTATCAAAAAATAGATAAACCCGAACAATATAAATCCGCCAGAAACTCTGAGCGGATTTCTTTTTAAGCAGGGTGCAGATGCTTCTTTTTACTTTTGCATGCAGCGGACAAACCTGTAAACAGCTTGTAAACAGAATCTTATTCATGAAGCAAAACGGATTACCGAAATTATTTTGCCCGCTTTTTGCTTGTACCTCAATACTTCAAATCTTAACATATTAAATCATGAAAAAATTCTTACTCATCATCCCCTGCTGTATGCTGACCACAGCAAACGCACAGGAAATCCCCGCTCCGCCGTCGGAAAAAATGAACATCATTAAAACAAATGTTACGGCATACGCATTCCGAAATATAAACCTTACTTATGAACGAGTCATTAACAGATGGTTTTCAGTGAATATGGGTTTTGGCGCCATGCCGGAAGGAAAAGTTCCTTTTATCAATTCCTTTTTAAACGATGAAGACGAAAAAAGATTTCAGAACCTCGAAGCCAAATCTTTTAACTTCACCATAGAGCCGCGTTTTTATCTTGGCGCTGGATACGGAAAAGGATTCTATGTGGCCCCCTATTACCGCTATTCGAAAATTACCTCCAATACCTTTGACTTCTACTACGACTATACCTTCAGCGGAACGACCTTTCAGATTCCTCTCAAAGGTTTCGGAAACGCCAACGGAAACAGTGGCGGTGTAATGGTAGGCGCCCAGTTTTTCCTCACCACAAGCCGCAGCCTTGTCCTCGATTTCTGGATTGCAGGGGCCCACTACGGAGCCGGAAAGGGAGACTTTACGATGACCAGTGACATCCCTCTTACTCCCGATATGCAGGCTGAACTAAAAAGGCAGATCGAGGATCTTGATATTCCTTACGTCAATTATACGGTAGAAACCAATACCAACGGAGCCCGCGTGATTATAGACGGCCCCTGGATCGGTTTCAGAACAGGACTGTCCCTCGGATACCGGTTTTAAAAATGAGATCAGAATGGAAACCTACAGCAGAAGTCAGACTTCTGCTTTTTCTTTTTATTACCAGTGCCGGGACTTCGAGAGCCTCAGTCCCCGGTACCCATCACTCTTTGTCATTCCATGGAAGTTTTTAGGTATTATTCGTAAAGAGCATGGAAAGATCCGGGGCTAGATCCTTTCAGGATGACAAATGCGAAAATAATAATTAACTAGTGTCCACACCAACGACAACCGGGGACTTCGAGAGCCTCAGTCCCCGGTACCCATCACTCTTTGTCATTCCGTGGAAATTTTTAGGTATTATTCGTAAAGTTAGTGAGGTAAATCTTCGTTGAGATCCTTTCAGGATGACAACCGTGGACTTCGAGAGCCTCAGTCCCCGGTGCCCATCACTCTTTGTCATTCCGTGGAAGTTTTTAGGTATTATTCGTAAAGTCAGTGAGGTAAATCTTCGTTGAGATCCTTTCAGGATGACAAATGCGAAAAATAATAATTAACTAGTGTCCACACCAACGACAACCGGGGACTTCGGGAGCCTCAGTCCCCGGTACCCATCACTCTTTGTCATTCCATGGAAGTTTTTAGGTATTATTCGTAAAGTCAGTGAGGTAAATCTGCGTGGAGATCCTTTCAGGATGACAAATGCGAAAATAATAATCACCTCGCAACGACAACAACGACAACACCCGTGGACTTCGAGAGCCTCAGTCCCCGGTGTGATACTACTCTTTGCCATTCCGTGGGAATTGTGATATGATACTACGCTGCAGCGATATCTGCGTAATCCTCGGGAGACAAAAAACATGACAACACCTCCTTACCCCGAGTTTAATATTTTTTTAACCTGCTAAACTTTTCTGTAATGACCGGAGACCCTAACTTTGCACAAAACTTACCCAATGAAGCAAGGATTAGCAATAATAACGCTGCTTTTTTCACTCTCCCTTTTCAGTCAGCATGGAAGCACGGACACCGCACAGGTGGTGATCCCCAACCGGTACAACACTGTTGAAGCCCGGGCAAAACCCTATGTCATTATGATCTCTGCAGACGGATTCCGTTATGACTACGCAAAGAAATACAATGCGGAGAACCTTCTGAATTTATCCGGCGAAGGAGTGCGGGCCGAAGCCATGATTCCCGGTTATCCCAGCATTACCTTCCCCAATCACTGGACCCTGATCACCGGGCTTTACCCCTCTCACCACGGGCTTATTGATAATTATTTCTACGATTATAAAAGAAAGGCACCCTATGCGATGAGTGATAAAACCAATGCCGAAGACGGCAGCTGGTACGGTGGCCTTCCCCTTTGGGGACTGGCAGAGCAGCAGGGAATGCTTTCCGCATCTTTAATGTGGGTAGGCTCGGCAAGCGATGCCGGAGGAACACGCCCAACCTATTATTATCCCTACCACGAAAAATTTTCACCGCAGGAGAAAGTTGACAAAGTGATTAGCTGGCTGAAGCTTCCCATGGACAAAAGACCCCATTTTATTTCGCTTTATTTCCCCGAAGTGGATGCAGGCGGACATCATTTCGGGCCTGACGCAAAAGAAACCGAAAATGCCGTTCACCAGGTGGATGCAGCCGTGGGCGAACTGGTACGGAAAGTGGGCGAACTGGGTCTGCAGAATGTCAATTTTATTTTTGTCTCCGACCACGGAATGATCAAAGTAGACGGCA comes from the Chryseobacterium nepalense genome and includes:
- a CDS encoding DUF3575 domain-containing protein, with the translated sequence MKKFLLIIPCCMLTTANAQEIPAPPSEKMNIIKTNVTAYAFRNINLTYERVINRWFSVNMGFGAMPEGKVPFINSFLNDEDEKRFQNLEAKSFNFTIEPRFYLGAGYGKGFYVAPYYRYSKITSNTFDFYYDYTFSGTTFQIPLKGFGNANGNSGGVMVGAQFFLTTSRSLVLDFWIAGAHYGAGKGDFTMTSDIPLTPDMQAELKRQIEDLDIPYVNYTVETNTNGARVIIDGPWIGFRTGLSLGYRF
- a CDS encoding ectonucleotide pyrophosphatase/phosphodiesterase, which produces MKQGLAIITLLFSLSLFSQHGSTDTAQVVIPNRYNTVEARAKPYVIMISADGFRYDYAKKYNAENLLNLSGEGVRAEAMIPGYPSITFPNHWTLITGLYPSHHGLIDNYFYDYKRKAPYAMSDKTNAEDGSWYGGLPLWGLAEQQGMLSASLMWVGSASDAGGTRPTYYYPYHEKFSPQEKVDKVISWLKLPMDKRPHFISLYFPEVDAGGHHFGPDAKETENAVHQVDAAVGELVRKVGELGLQNVNFIFVSDHGMIKVDGSNPLEIPQLLLDKNRFDIYNSQTLLRVYVKNPAEVKSVFKELQVHKTSDYEVYLDKKFPRYLHFSAKDDYYGRIGQILLVPNAPKIFLEKGKKPSAGKHGYNPAVVPEMKATFMAWGPAFKSHRTIGEFENVNVYPVVADILGLKIRQPVDGKLKVLKQIIK